ATTTTCTCGGCGTATACTCATGTTGGTATGGGAACGTATGCCAATGCGATGAGTGTTGCGTGAGACCATATCGACGAGGATCGGTTCTGGTGCGGCTTCAGGGTTTTATGGTGGTACACCATTACTCGGAACAGCTGCACCATATTCTTTATGGTCTTTGAGGATGTTGTTGTCATGTGCATTtaccgagttagacattttgacctgaaatcaaagatcttggacaagaaaaagagtGAATGGTAACTTGCGTTATGGAgtgaaccagcaagaaaataatcactattatttttagccccacggtggtcGCCAaaatgtttaccttgaaaatggtagtaacaattagatttgattttgtggttctaaaaatacgtgatctacttttatactagttgttaggcaatagatgctaagtgaaagatTAGAAACAATGAGATAATATCTTGCAGATAGTATAATGATCAAACCGAATGGCTGAAAATCGGAGCCTCGAGCTTGtgtatacggggcctcgaggccGAGTTGAGTGCCCGACCAGGGGCAGTCGATGAAGGAataacagttatgataaattcgatggtggctctttatggccaataatgagcaataaatgaagaacaataaatagaacacaataaatgtaagcaataaatataAATAGTGGAATCAAGAGAACTTGTTAAGTTAgaaagcaaagagaatgttcttgtatattcaatgtTGTGTATCTCAGATCCCATACAAAAATGAcaaaggtcccctttatatatgaggggaaaacCTCAATAACACATGTATAATTATTACATAAAGTCGTTAGTACAACCACTCAAGCTGTCACTGTTTGCGCAGTCATTGTCGGAAAATACTGCTCCTAGGAAATTTCCCGCTTACTTACGATAAGCACCGGTTCATTCTGCCCCGACACCAGGCACGAAGAGTCCTCAAAGACTCCGAACCCCGAGCTATTCTCCGGGCTCCTCGAGGTGAAATTATGCAATGCCTCGTCGACCGTAAAATTGATCTTCACGATTTTAGCCTTATACACTAGCTTAAGCATGTAGCCCAAgcgaaaaaagaaaaagtaatACAGAACGGAAATAAAAGAAGTTAATTTGTATTTCTATTTTCCACAAAGAAACAAACTCCACAAACAAATAAATATCATATCGAACTAAACAAGTCTTGATTTCAAAGAGCTAGTGCTATATTCACAATCACAGGTATTGATTCTCAGATATTCACCTCCCCACTATATTTCTATAAATGCAAAGTGTACTTGTTCTGTCAAACGCACAAGTAGAAAACAGTTGTTGCACCTTTTAAGGACTTGATTTATCCCTGCAATGAAAAGTAGTAGCAATAAGAATAATGTCAGTATACAATTTTCCCCCCCTGTACAAATCGACAATTCAAATGCAAAACATCAttaacaaataattaataaaactaaattaattaatgTAATGACTGTGATTACCCGTGTTTCTTTGATTGTTTTGCCTTGGCCATTAGTTCAAAAAGGCTACCATCATAAACACTCCTAACTGTGTCTTTGGGCAGCAAGCCATGTTCATCTTTGCAAAGGAGATACAGCACCTTCCACTCTGATTTAGCAGCAATGCTGCAGACAATCCATCcaattattttatttctttctttaattaagaGGAAAAGAATCATTAGccataattaattaataaaactcTATTCTTGAGATAGAGAAGAGAGTGTTACTGTCCAGCAAAGTCCTTCGGTTGCTTGTTTGCCTTGAGCAGTTCATCTAACTCGCCGGCAGTTAAGGCATTACCATTTGTTCGTGCATGCTTCTTGAATAACTCCTCAAATTTTTCAGGAACAAACCTTCAAATGTGTATATTCTAATGAAGACTGACACAGTACACATGATTTTTATACTGGCAATGTCATTTAATTGGTTGAAACATTTTAGCATACCTTATTTTCGAGCCAACTAGCTCTACTTATTATGCAAATGTATACCAGGATTAATGTGGAACAAATTAATAAACGATTGCAACAACGTCAGAGGTTAATGTACCTTCCTTCGGTGTCGTAGATAGCACTATCACTGCCATGCTTGGCAAATTTGATGTTCTTCACTTCAATGGGAAACAGTGGAGACGGCCACTTCCCCTATACATGACGAATCCATCAATGTCTACACGTCATTTTTTTCTAAAAGCAAGCTGTTACTCATGAATACACGTCTTGTGCACAACAAATGCACAAAAAGTTTTCACATGAACAGTCTCTTCTTCCTAATGCAGGAAATGTATTAATTATTGCGATAAATGCGCGAGCACTTAGCATTTGCAATATTTTATATTCTCGCTTCTTAGAAATGTGTGTTTGTGCTGTATATACCCTTGCATTCATAACTAGCTGGAAGATATGAGAACCTTCGAAATTGAAAACTCCAAACATATTAGAAATGATATCAAAATTACTGAAGAATCCAGCGCACCATGTAAACTAAGCTATCAACCAATACATTGGCAAGAATGATACGGAAGAAAGTAAGATGTGATGCATTTACATCTGCTGATAGAATCGCATCAGCGTGCAACAACTTGGGAATGcaacaagaaaaagaaagggaGATAGGAAAATGCTAGCAACTTTTCAAGGTTTCGGCCCTTTTAAAATGTCAGGCATAGCATGAACTTCCACATCAAAGTCATCTTGATGGCCCAATCTAGTACAGTAGAGGTCTAGTCAATTTCTTGTCCAAATTAAAATTCAGAAAGACTTCATAAGGGTCTATGTTTTCGGCCAAGGAAAACTTATGGTGCATAAGTATTTCGTTAAGAAAGAATAGCATTTCTGACGGATTCGGAGACCCTATTCTCAAACTCAATCAATTGGTTATATTTTGATGAAAtattatcccccccccccccaaccacaATCCTCCAACAAAAAGATGCTATATTTATGATGTTACTTGTCATCTAGCAACGAATTATGTATGTAAGAGCATATACGAAGATATTTATCAAGGAGTTGTTCCCCTGCAATCTGCATCCCTAAGATCATCTATCGAAAATAACGTGGCTCAAAAGTCTCAACAACCTGGTGAAATCTGATGCTTCTAATATGTTAAGAGCATATGATTCACTTTTTTATCCGAATTGCCATGACCTATACTGTAGCTTGGAGTATATAGCCAAGATATCCCGTTCTTTATTCCCCATTTCATGATTTAATTAAAGGCAAAAACGTTGGAAACAAAAATCTATGTAAGAGACTACATAGTAAGAGACTATGTCAAGAAAGACAATAGCATCTTTTTTGTTGGCGGCAAAAACTACCGCCAACCGTTTCAAGACTCTATGTAAGAGACTATGTCAAGAAAGACAAGGGTATAATCATGTCTTCTGTCCTGTGCGTCCTTCCATCATGAAAGCAAGAGCGGACTAGACTGTTAACATTTGAGTTTGAATAGGGTGAAAATTATGAATTAATTCTTTTTTTTGGTAAATAAAAATTATGAATTAATTAAATGACGTTATAGTCAAACTAATGTTGACCCTAAAATAAAAAAGCATCTAGTGATGCTAGAGATATAAATAAGTTATTATAATGTTATATTAACTTCTAGGATGGACCAAAAATTTGACCGAAGTTCCTCTTGCGTCAACCTATTTGCACACTGATAGATTTTGCAAAGTAAATTATTTAAATCATCATAATGACTTGGTCAATCTTCGCCTTTTAGACATGCTCATCATTGTTATTGCTAACTACTCATTCATGGAAAAAAAGCATGATCCTAAGAGACATATCTGACTATCAACTTGGTCTATTTTGGAGAATATATTACtctcaaaataaaaattatagaGAAGGAAAGAGTGAATTACAGGTCGAGTTTTGCCACTGAGACCAatattaatgaaaattgaagcAACGGTTGAGAGGAGAACTCCACTTCCAATTTTCCTGAAACCtggaagaattttgaaaaaaaaataataataataacaaagttGAATGATTACTGACAAACCTAATTAATAACAGAAACATAAGTGAAAATGATTACTGACAAACCTAATTAATAACAGAAACATAagtgaaaacaaaataaaacatggGATTAAGTACACGTCAAAAGAAGAAAACCTCAGAAAGAAAAAGGCAGTCTATTGATCAAGAAGTCACAATTCAAATAACATCATTCAAATTCCAAGACTGGTGGGAAAAGGTTTTCAAGCCAAGAAATTTTCTATCACTATCAAACACATTCCAAATTTTAGCAACTATTTTAAAGGGAttacaaaaatattaaatttaagaaatattttctagtgtttgcAGTTGCCAGATATCAAACACACTAAATTAATCTTCTATATATGTGGAGAAAAGGACAGAAAAAAGAGAAATTAGACCTTTATAAGTTTCCCATGGGTAAATCACACCATCCTTGTTAATATCAAAGAACATAACATGCTTTTCCAAAGGGGTTGGCTCTTGCTTCTCAATTCCTACATGTCCAATTCCAAGAATCATAATTTCTTGAAGTCACTCATTCAAAAAGAAACTACAAACAcaagaagaagaaataagaaagaaaacgGCATACCCTCTTCATCAATACTGCTGGAGGAAGAAGCCATGGAATCTTGTTAAAAGTGATCAACAGATAATTAAGAAAGAATTGAATTCCAAATCCACTTATAAGAATGAAGTAGAAGATTTAAAGCATCAGTTAGAATCAAGGAATAATGTAAGTTGGGGTTACTTTTAACTCTTCTTCGCTGTGTTATGTGGGACTCCCAAAGACAAGTGTCTGATATATATAGTTGATGCACGCATTTGGGGTGTTGTTTGTTTGTACAGGTGGCAGCCGTTGGAATTATGAAGCTTGCTGAGTGTTCTCGCACACTTTGAGCAGGAAGCAATATTTAATTTGATAAATTTAAGTTATATGTTTTAGGAATTTGTcatgtttttctttccttaattggattTATTGTTTTACTTGAATGAATGATCGAATATTAatcataattattttattttttcgtaATGAAAAATGTAAATTTATTTCATATTTGACATATTCTTTTCATGCTGCTGCatattaaaaacaaaaacaattttTAACCCAAAAAtgggggatttgcatctatacccgcattttgggtcacgttttaacttgtgcctgctttacaaaaaaaattgcaaacgtacccactttttcgtgtaacttcagcatacgaggcGTAgtaccaagtgtgctgaagtttttgtttgtaattgctgaacttaagcataatagctgaagttttgttctctatttgctgaagtttttgtttataattgttgaacttaagcatagtagctgaagttttgttctctatttgctgaagtttttatatgtaattgcactaaataagctgaagttttttttgtcctggatttattagttttgtcattaagctttttcaaaaactttagcaGAAGATAGTGAAGTTATTTaattagttcatttataaaagcttcagcactaaataagctgaagttttttttgtcctggattcattagttttgtcattaaaatttttcaaaaacttcagcagaagatgttgaagttatttagttcatatataaaaacttcagcactaaataagctgaagtttttttgtcctcgattcattagttttgtcatagaactttttcaaaaacttcagcagaagatgttgatgttatttagttcatttgtaaaaacttctgcactatataagctgatgtttttgaaaaagttttctaacatactagaaaaataatcagattgccaataGTATCTAAATCacaaattttggaaacaataaacgtgaaaagaacagaattatcatgaaaagaatcactaagtgtgaccttaaacttctcatacgtggaaatattcacaaattattgtctactaactaaattaattatttataatttattttaaataatctgataaacatacttatggcaatcatcccatgaactgatgTTTCAtagcagcagaagaaagaagaagaagaagaagaagaagaagaagaagaagaagaagaagaagaagaaggagaagaaggaggaggaggaggaggaggagaaatgggcctgaagttgtttaaaaagtggatacaagttaaaactttttaaaagaatgagtataggttaaatgggggcgaccaaataaggcgccccgtgcaatttttaccccAAAAATGGGCTCCAACTTTTAACTCATATTTATTTTTAATGCATGGGCTCCACTTTCAACCTTGCTAACTTTAACGCAAGGCTCTACTTTTAACACGTGCTTACTTATAACGCATGAATTCTACTTTTAACTCTGCTCACTTTCAACGTAGGGCCTCAATATTTTTAACCCAGTGCTCACCTTTAATGCACGAGGCTCTAATTTTTAACCCATGTTTATTTTTAACTATGTCAAGCAGTAGTGACGAAGAATATGTGAAGAATGTGGATCAAGCGTTATCAAACAAATTCAAGCCAAAGGGAAGAATTATTAGGAATTTGtcctgattttcttaccttatttggattTATTCTTTTACTCAAAAGAAGGGTAGAATATTGaccataattattttattttttctttagaaaaaatATATCTCTTCCTTATTTGAAGATTCCTTTCTTGGAGAAAAAAGTTGTGAcctctataaattgaggatctcTCCTTTAGAGAAAAATAATATAGAATCCACAATGTAGTCCTTACGAGGATTTTTTGGGGAAGATTTTTtctcaatggttttatgattttttatatattagttTTCCCATATGTAGGTCAGTTGACCAAACCATATTAGAATGTTATGCCTCTTTTAGTATACTTCTCTTTGTCATTTATTTTGTCATCGCTAAAGTTTACTTTATTAGCTTCTgcatgtcacgatccaaaatcccacTAAGTCATGATAGCACCTAACCCGACCCGTTAGGTAAGATAAACAATTTAAATTACAACTAAACTGAgaaatcaataaatatatataatagaaACTACCATCGAATTCAATACTACCCCAAATACTGGTTGTAAAAGTCATGAACTACTATGATATAGATTTACAAAATCTATATGAAGAATAAATATAATATCTGTTTGAAGTTTACATAAACAAAACTTAAATCCCaaactaccatgaacaagaggtagCTTGAATCTGGAATGCGGGTACGTCTTCAATGCAAGACTTCATTTTCTACGGCTACACAACTCCAAGAtgtgcacgcaaggtgcagaagtgtagtatgagtacaacctacCCCATATACTagtaagtatcttgactaacctcAGTGAATTAGTGATGAAGTTTTAAGTTAAAATTACTTACTTACTATGTATCTGTGCAGCTAATAAGCAGGAAAAATAAGGTAAGAGGTATGTCGAAAAATGGTAAGAGTATCAATTGGAGAGCTATGGAGCATGTTAACATACATGGAAAACAATACATGACCTCATAACCATTTTTACGAAGAAACAATAATCAAGAAGTACGCACAAAGATCATCAAAAAAACATCACTATCACATACCGTTGTGGCGTGTAACCTGGTCCCTATCAATAAACACTATTGCGGCATGAAACCTGATCCCGATATTATTAAACACTATTGTAGCGAGCAACTTGATTCTAATATTATTAAATACTATTGCAGCATGCAATCCGATCTCAATATCAATGaattgttgcggcgtacaactcgATCCCAATATCAATACACATATGTCTATCGTTCATATAAAATTATTCAACAACAACCAAGTACGGGGAAGTTCACAATGTAATATCAagaaaacaaacaagaaaaattcAACTAGGAAATACAAAGTCAAACCGAGTAAGATGAAAAACACAACACCCTAGAGCTACAAAGCTTCCACAAAACATATCACACAACCAATCTAAAAGTCACACAATCCGGCTAAGCAAAGAAGTGTAGAACATGAAACGTGGAAGgatgttgtcacaacccaaaaccgacccggtcatgatggcgcctatcgtgaaactaggccagcggACACAACTCTCGAATaaaccattttccaataaaagttatttttataccatttataaataataatctcataatgaaaatttaaaagaaaagtgcggaataattacacaagcctgacatcggggtgtcactagtcatgggcatctaccaaggtctgaatacaacaaaacagtcaaaaatgtactaagtacaaCAATGAAAATAAGTGCAAGTAAGCAGTGTTGCGAATGTCGTACAGCCACCTTGCTAACCTGATGACTCCGCGTCTGGGCAAttaacacccgctaccgggttcctaaatgcctaaatctgcacatgaggtgcagggagtaatatgagtactccaatttagtaagtaataagagtaaataaagagtgagcagtaggaaacgatgaatccacatttatgataaactaaataagcacaacaggctttcaaatcagaatgcgagtcaatcgtctcatttaaaacacaacatttggtaaaaatcatttaaaatgctttccaacagtttaagtaggggttcaataccatttataataaaagagatgaaaaccataatcggccccaCGGTCTAAACATAtttcgtaaacagcccctcgggcaaaacaggaatcataaatacctcataacataaaaatcttagTGGAATTAACAAGGCCAACTCAGTGATTAAATACCGAATATCTCATAAAAactccagcttaaatgaaagttgtttaaaaatatttgttcaacattttcaatagtgGCTCATTATAAAAAGGAGTGAAAACGGCAATTACATCAAAATAAGCCCCTTGGGtaaagcatcactcatatatgtatacaGCCCCTCAAGCAAGTCTCTCAGTCACTCGAGGCTCAACTTTCATCAGTCcatgctcacactcagcactcacactcaataagtaccatatagtaaccgctgcggcgtgcaacccgatccatatatcactgTGGTGTGAAGCtcaatccatatatatagtcaactgcgctcactgggggtgtgtagactctggaggggctcctacagcccaaacgctatatcgctgcgacgtgcaacccgatccaacatatcgctacggcgtgcagcccgatccatatatatatatatatatattactgtggcgtgcagcccgatccataaatatataatcgtcacaaccaggcccttggcctctctcagtcattaacctcactatcagaccctcggtctatctcagtcaataCCCTttcaatcagaccctcggtctatctcagtcatcaacctcacaatcagaccctctgtctatctcagtcatcaaatTCATAATCAATCGGACCATCAGTAAAGCATggaactcaacccaaacagttttcacattttaagaagtaaactgataaaccagatttaaacaataacgggtaaaacatgactgaggatatggtttcaaaacaaatagagtgaggaaaaaaatagtgaaaatgcctctaagggtctcaacaggtcggcacaagaccccaaacatggcatacaacccaagatgtaatagcaatctctaaaatatggaatatcataagatttcaaatcaaatacacgacttaacagtcgtatgggatggaccaagtcacaatccccaatggtgcacgactccacgctcttCATCTAgagtgtgtgtcacctcaaaatagcacaacaatgtgaactccggggtttcaaaccctcaggacatcatttagaatcattacttacctctatccggccaaaactctagcccgtgatgtcTTTGCCCCCACAAATCTACCTCTgcatgctccaaatctagccacaatcagtacataactattaaaatatgctaaaggaacaaagcccactcgaaaatatccaatttacataaacaattccgaaattgctcaaacccgcccCCCCGGCCCATGTCTTGGAATCCAATAAAAGtcatatcaatagaatcctcatcctctcacgagtctatacataccaagaacatcaaaatcgaacgtcaattgccccttcaaatcctcaatttacactctccaaattcaagacctaattcctcaattttaggcttaatttccatgattaattaggtagaattcacacaaaaattgagtattgagttcaaCACTCTTACCTTCAtgtgttatctcttgaatccctcttcaaatcctctcaaaaaactccaaaatcgccaaaaattgtgaaagttagccccaaaatcacggacaatggttatttaaacattctgcccagacatcaAAACctttcttcgcaaacgcggtcaaagcctcgcgttcgcgatgcacaatcCATCTTTGACCAAAactccttcttcgcgatcgcaccttgccactcgcgaacgcgatgcttccacagactaacccttcgcgatcgtGTAACCTctatcgcgaacgtgatgaataAACACCATGATGCTCGGCTGCCcaattcctcttacgcgaacgcggtcCATTTCACGCGAACACGATGATCAATCACACAgccccttcgcgaatgcggagcctgcctcgcgaacgcgaaggctaaaattctatccttcaccagctaaccctttgcgaacgcgagggcctactcgtgaacgcgaaggccattttctTTGCAATACTGATCAgcaatttctgcaacttttcaaaaCATAAAATGGCCCGAtggaccacccgaaactcacccgaggccctcgggacctcaatcaaacatgccaacatatcccataacatcattcaaacttgttccaatcttcggaacgctcaaaacaatattaaaacactaaatttgcatcgaattcaagcctaagaattccaaaatctttcaaattatgcttttgatcaaaaacccaaccaaaccacatccgaatgacctgaaattttgcacacatgtcacaaatgacacaacgaagctactgcaacttccaaaattccattccgacccctatatcaaaaactcacctattaaccggaaaacgccaaaatctcaatttcgccaattcaaggctaaaccttccacggacttccaaaatgcatccCGATCACTCTTCTaattcccaaatcacctaacgaaactaccaaatcataaaaattccgattcgagatcatataccaacaagtcaaatcttggtcacacttttcaaattttaagtttcaaattgggaactgttcttccaaattcattttgattaccctgtaaaccaaaaccaacgatttacataagtcataatacatcacgccGGGCttgtcatgcctgagaactggcaagcaaagtgaaaaagctcaaaacgaccggtcgggtcattacatcctcccccacttaaacatacgttcgtcctcgaacgtgcccagagttgttctaaaaggcaaccaatcgctgaataaccttaccatgcacatacccgggggtgatcccacgtcaccctatatcgtataggtccaataacacaatgtaactaaaatttcacagTCCAACCTAGACCatgaaccttagaaccacatttccacttctgaaatcatccacaagatcaatatCTCACATCTATAGTCTgactaagcccgaacaagctataATAACCCATACCCGCAACCTCGGTGCGATTATGTGATATACCACATAGCTCAAACGCTTGCaacgataacttctaatcacagcagctgcatacaacaaccgaatatcgatatgAAACCTTTTATGAACTAGAGTCTCATTCCACCACTTCCATATActaccaatgataaatgaaacacgcagtaagccataaccattttctcagatcaacccttcatgaagccatttctcctttggcaaagaccatagcaaatttctgagttGAACCTCGATATTCCTTCCAACATACTGAAATCAAGCCTGTTTGCAGTCATtaaagatcccaacgatctcatctaatccaacacaactactctggtgacattgacacatcaatacagactaaagccacgacttgtgcaatccgtgcaccaataagccacaATTTGAActtactcaattcatgaaaatgacttaAATGAAAGAGTTTTactgcaagctcaccagtaccaccacaacacaaggctgagaacccttcacacatcatagaaacaaaacacacgaatctaacctgcaaggtcatacctccatataacttcgttccaatgcgcgacctcatccaaacactggtcc
The Nicotiana sylvestris chromosome 11, ASM39365v2, whole genome shotgun sequence DNA segment above includes these coding regions:
- the LOC104243613 gene encoding probable peroxygenase 5, which produces MASSSSSIDEEGIEKQEPTPLEKHVMFFDINKDGVIYPWETYKGFRKIGSGVLLSTVASIFINIGLSGKTRPGKWPSPLFPIEVKNIKFAKHGSDSAIYDTEGRFVPEKFEELFKKHARTNGNALTAGELDELLKANKQPKDFAGHIAAKSEWKVLYLLCKDEHGLLPKDTVRSVYDGSLFELMAKAKQSKKHGDKSSP